In Spiroplasma clarkii, the DNA window CCTTTTGTAACTGAGTTAGATATAGTGGCTTTGATGTCAATTAAAACTGGTTTTCCTGGTCAAAACATGAATAAAGATGTTATTAATCGCATTAAAGCAGCTTGTGAACTTAAAAAACTTAACCCAAATCTACTTGTTGAAGTTGATGGGGGAGTTCGTGAAGACACATATAAAGAAATGATTTTAGCTGGGGCTGATATTTTGGTGGTAGGACATTTCTTGTTAAATCAAGATTTTCAAACTCAATTTGACAAAATTAAAGTAGTTAAATAGTTGGGAGGTAACAAATGAAAATAGCAATTGGAAATGACCATGTTGGCATTGAATTAAAAGCAGCAATCTTAAATCATCTTAAAACTAAACCAAATCTTGAAGTAATTGATTGTGGAACCAACAGTCTTGAAAGAACAGATTACCCAATTTATGGTAAAAAAGTAGCGAAATTAGTAGCCAATCAAGTAGCAGATTTAGGCATATTAATTTGTGGTACTGGAGTTGGTATCACTTTAGCAGCCAATAAAGTTCCCAATATTAGAGCTGTGGTTTGTAGTGAACCATATACTGCCAAACTTTCAAAAGAACACAACAACACAAATATTTTAGGCTTAGGTTCAAGGGTTGTGGGATCTAATTTAGCTTTGATGATTATTGATGAGTGGTTAGCTGCAAAATTTGAAGGTGGTCGACATAAAAAAAGAATTGACATGCTTGAGGTGTAGTATTACAACAAAATGACTTCTAAAAAGACCTAGGTTAAGGTCTTTTTTCTTTGTTTATAATTTAAAAATTTTCAAGCAAGTTAGTTTTATAAAATATAGTTGTAAAGGAGGAAAAAATGTCAAATGATTTATTAAATTCAGAAATTTTATATGCAATTGCCAAGATGGGTCATTTTGATACATTATGTATTGCAGATGCAGGATTACCAATCCCAAAAGCTGTCAAACGAATTGATCTAGCAGTTACTAAAAATTTACCAAATTTTGTAGATACTTTAAAAGTGATTTTAGACAATTTTGTCTTACAAAAAGCATATGTAGCTTCTGAAATTGAAATTAAAAACAAAAAAACTAGTCAAACAATTGGTTCCTTGATTGTGAGTGATAAAATAAAATACTTATCTCATCAAGAATTAAAAGAAAAAACCAGTGCTTGTGTTGCAGTCATTAGAACTGGAGAATGTTCACCATATTCTAACATCATTTTGGAAATGGGGGTTGATTTCTAATGCAAATCTTTAATGAAAGCATTAAACAAAAACCATTTATCACTTTAAAAAATATTAAAAAGAATTTTGGTAATGTTCAAGCATTAAATAATGTTAATTTACGAGTCTTTCCAGGTCAGGTTATGGCAATTCTTGGTGAAAATGGTGCAGGAAAATCAACTTTGATGAATATTCTAAGCGGTGTACACAAACGCAGTTCTGGACAAATACTTGATGAACATAATTTTGAAATGGAATTTCAAAATATTAAAGATGCTGAAAAGTTTGGGATTACAATTATCCATCAAGAAATTTTAGCATTTCAAGACATGACAGTCTTGGACAATGTTTTCATAGGTCATGAAATTAGAAACAAAATTGGATTAATTGACTACAAAAAAGAAAAAAGATTATTTTTTGAAGCATTAACTGAAATTGGGATGCATATTGATCCTGGAACTTTAATGTCACAATTAACAATTGCTCAACAACAAATGATTGGAATTGCTAAAGCAATTTTAAAAGAATCAAAAATCATCATCATGGATGAACCAACAAGTTCACTTTCTAAAAAAGAAACTGATGTTTTATTTAAGATCATTAAAAAATTAAAAGAGCAAAATAAGGCAATCCTTTATATTTCTCATCGTCTTGACGAAATACCTTTAATTTGTGATTTTATTACAATCATCAGAGATGGTCAGTACATTGGTGAGTTTGTTGTTGGTGAAATTAATGAGGATGAAATTATTAACCACATGGTTGGTCGAGAAGTAACACAAAAATTCCCAGATAAAATTAACTCAAAATCAAATGAAAAAATCCTTGAAGTTAAAAATTTAACAACAGATTTATTTTCAAATGTGTCTTTTGAAGTTATGAAAGGTGAAATCTTAGGGTTTTCAGGTTTAGTTGGATCAAAAAGAACTGAAATTTTTAAAACCATAATTGGTTTAATAAAAAAACAAGCTGGAGTTGTGACTTTTCATGGAAATGAGATTAACTTAAAAAGTCCAAGTCAAGCAATTAAAACTGGAATCTATTATGTTACTGAAGATCGAAAAGTTGAGGGGTTATTTTTAGATGATTCAATTAAAAATAACATTTTACTCTCATCATTAAAGTCTGTTTCACATTACGGAATACTAAGTCAAAACTTAGAAAAAGAAACTGTTAACAAATACTTTAATGAACTAAAAATTAAAGCCAGTAATGCTGGTGCTAAAGTAAAAACAATGTCTGGGGGAAACCAGCAAAAAGTTTTAATAGCAAAGGCATTAGCAGCACAACCAAAACTAATAATTTTTGATGAACCCACTAGAGGGGTTGATGTCGGAGCCAGACGAGAAATTTATGATTTAATTGTCAATGTTCAAAAATCAGGTGTACCAATTATCTTAATTTCAAGTGACTTGCCTGAAATTGTTGGTATGTCAAATCGGGTAATTGTTGTTAAAGAGGGTAAAATTACAAAAACTTTAGCAACAGAAATAAATGCAGAAAACATTATGCAGTATGCAATATAGGAAGGGTAAAGATTTTGAAACTTAATAATTTTAATTCATATGAAAGATTAATAAGTATTTTAGATAATAAGTTTTTAAATGAAAAGAATTATATTAATGAATATTTTGAAAAGAAAAATGAAAACTTATTTAATAAAGTATTTTTCCTTTCCTCAATGCGAGAAAAGGAAATTGAAGCTATCGAGAAAAAAATCTTAAGCTTAAACTTAAAAATTTCTAAGATTAAAGAAGAATATGATTTTCAACTTGAAGATTTAGTGATTGACAAAAAACAATATGATTATTTAATCAACAATGAGTTACCAGTGAAAGCAAAGAAATTTCAAGAAGCTATTAAAAAACTTGAAATTAAAAAAACTCGAAAAATTACCAAGTGAGATAATTTGATTAACAAAAAAAGAGTTAGTGAAAAAGAAAAGATCAAAAAAATTAACTCTCTTTCAGAAAAAACTCAGCAAAAAAATTTGCTGAAATTTGAAAAGTTAAAACTAAGTCTTAATAAAAAACAAAATGAAATTGGAGTTCTTGATGAAAATGAATATAACAAATTTTTAGACAAACTTAATAAATCAAAGTATAGTCGAAAAATAGTAGAGTTAAATCAAAATCGTCAAGAACAACAAATTGGACCTGTGTCTTATGAAAAGCAACTAATTCAAAATGAAATTTCTCAAAATCAATTAGTTGAAAGTATTAATAAAAATTATAAACCTAAAGCTTTTGTAAAAGAAAATAGAAAACTTTCACAAGGTTTTGTAACTTCATTTAGTAATAAAAAAAGAATTATTCATCAAGTTGGTTTTGGTTTGGACCAAGCTAAATTAATTATCATCATTATGTTGATAGCTATTGTTGTGGGAATTCTAC includes these proteins:
- a CDS encoding sugar ABC transporter ATP-binding protein encodes the protein MQIFNESIKQKPFITLKNIKKNFGNVQALNNVNLRVFPGQVMAILGENGAGKSTLMNILSGVHKRSSGQILDEHNFEMEFQNIKDAEKFGITIIHQEILAFQDMTVLDNVFIGHEIRNKIGLIDYKKEKRLFFEALTEIGMHIDPGTLMSQLTIAQQQMIGIAKAILKESKIIIMDEPTSSLSKKETDVLFKIIKKLKEQNKAILYISHRLDEIPLICDFITIIRDGQYIGEFVVGEINEDEIINHMVGREVTQKFPDKINSKSNEKILEVKNLTTDLFSNVSFEVMKGEILGFSGLVGSKRTEIFKTIIGLIKKQAGVVTFHGNEINLKSPSQAIKTGIYYVTEDRKVEGLFLDDSIKNNILLSSLKSVSHYGILSQNLEKETVNKYFNELKIKASNAGAKVKTMSGGNQQKVLIAKALAAQPKLIIFDEPTRGVDVGARREIYDLIVNVQKSGVPIILISSDLPEIVGMSNRVIVVKEGKITKTLATEINAENIMQYAI
- the rpiB gene encoding ribose 5-phosphate isomerase B — translated: MKIAIGNDHVGIELKAAILNHLKTKPNLEVIDCGTNSLERTDYPIYGKKVAKLVANQVADLGILICGTGVGITLAANKVPNIRAVVCSEPYTAKLSKEHNNTNILGLGSRVVGSNLALMIIDEWLAAKFEGGRHKKRIDMLEV
- the rbsD gene encoding D-ribose pyranase, encoding MSNDLLNSEILYAIAKMGHFDTLCIADAGLPIPKAVKRIDLAVTKNLPNFVDTLKVILDNFVLQKAYVASEIEIKNKKTSQTIGSLIVSDKIKYLSHQELKEKTSACVAVIRTGECSPYSNIILEMGVDF